One window of Dysgonomonas mossii genomic DNA carries:
- the hemH gene encoding ferrochelatase: MRGVLIVNTGSPKTCERKDVKFFIRSMLSDPYVMTVPDWFRPILVNGIIIPLRQFSSTAHYELIWDNSLDDSPLIHQAKQLSEKLEELTGLPTEPAMRYGQPDTTAALDYLMSKNNRLHEVVVFPLFPQYAESSYKTAVDQVGKEFFKRPYPFRLKFIEPYFNHPAYISALAESIRPYIEKEYDKIIFSFHSLPLDHVEEGWKKGKEFDYVYQTKETVRLVIKELGIDTKKTRQTYHSAMGKKWLGPDLDEIVKELAEEGQKKLLVVAPGFAADNLETLYDIDIRTKELFLKQGGTDLTYIPCLNSEPHWVEAVAKIIS, translated from the coding sequence ATGAGAGGAGTATTAATAGTAAATACAGGCAGTCCGAAGACATGTGAACGAAAAGATGTAAAATTCTTTATCCGATCGATGCTTTCAGACCCCTATGTGATGACCGTTCCCGATTGGTTTCGACCTATCTTGGTCAACGGAATTATTATTCCGCTCCGTCAGTTCAGCTCTACAGCGCATTACGAACTCATTTGGGACAATTCGCTCGACGACTCGCCATTGATACATCAGGCAAAACAATTGTCCGAAAAGCTGGAAGAGCTCACTGGCCTACCCACCGAACCCGCCATGAGATACGGACAACCCGATACAACTGCCGCACTCGATTACCTGATGAGCAAGAATAACCGATTGCACGAGGTGGTTGTGTTCCCACTGTTTCCACAGTATGCAGAATCATCGTACAAGACAGCGGTAGATCAGGTTGGCAAAGAGTTTTTTAAACGTCCGTACCCTTTCAGACTAAAATTTATAGAGCCGTACTTCAATCATCCTGCCTATATTTCTGCTTTAGCCGAAAGTATACGACCATATATCGAAAAAGAATACGACAAAATTATTTTCAGTTTCCATAGCCTTCCGCTCGACCATGTAGAAGAAGGCTGGAAGAAAGGAAAAGAATTCGACTACGTATACCAAACCAAAGAAACGGTGAGGCTTGTGATCAAGGAGCTGGGTATCGACACCAAGAAAACCCGCCAAACCTACCACTCGGCGATGGGCAAGAAATGGCTGGGCCCCGACTTGGATGAAATAGTAAAAGAACTGGCAGAAGAAGGTCAGAAGAAACTGCTGGTGGTTGCTCCGGGCTTTGCTGCCGACAATCTGGAAACATTATACGATATAGATATAAGAACAAAAGAACTGTTCCTAAAACAAGGAGGTACAGACCTTACATATATCCCTTGCCTCAACAGTGAGCCGCATTGGGTAGAAGCTGTAGCTAAAATAATTTCTTAG